The following proteins are co-located in the Uranotaenia lowii strain MFRU-FL unplaced genomic scaffold, ASM2978415v1 HiC_scaffold_146, whole genome shotgun sequence genome:
- the LOC129759386 gene encoding LDLR chaperone boca yields MNKLLIIIVIVVGACFLAEAKKFKGDDKPAWAKKDIRDYSDADMERLLDQWEEDEDPLEPDELPEHLRPAEPLDMSQLDMSNPESILKASKKGKTLMSFVTVNGSPSRTETEEITKLWQTSLWNNHIQAERYLIDDNRAIFMFKEGSQAWEAKDFLVEQERCLQVTIENKDYKGKHNADGDDSNKDEL; encoded by the exons ATGAATAAACTACTGATTATTATCGTAATAGTTGTCGGTGCTTGTTTCTTAGCTGAGGCTAAGAAATTCAAGGGCGATGATAAACCGGCTTGGGCTAAGAAAGATATCCGAGACTACAGTGATGCTGATATGGAACGATTGTTGGACCAATGGGAG GAAGATGAGGATCCTTTGGAACCGGATGAGCTACCTGAACATTTGAGACCGGCGGAACCACTCGATATGTCTCAGCTGGATATGAGCAACCCGGAGAGCATTCTGAAGGCCTCCAAAAAGGGCAAAACTCTGATGAGCTTCGTAACCGTGAACGGTAGTCCCTCGAGGACGGAAACCGAAGAAATCACCAAACTGTGGCAGACCAGCTTGTGGAACAACCACATCCAGGCTGAGCGGTACCTCATTGATGATAATCGTGCTATTTTCATGTTCAAAGAAGGCTCCCAGGCATGGGAGGCGAAGGATTTCCTGGTTGAACAGGAACGATGCCTTCAGGTCACCATCGAGAACAAGGACTACAAGGGCAAGCATAATGCGGATGGCGATGATTCGAATAAGGATGAACTCTGA
- the LOC129759385 gene encoding ribulose-phosphate 3-epimerase, translating into MSSLSAKIGPSILNADLSQLHEESQRLLDNGADYLHLDVMDGTFVPNLTFGHPVVKCLRNKIKDAFFETHMMVQAPQHWIEPMADAGVNQYTFHIEPVMGSVPDICRKIQEAGMKVGLALKPGTPVETVKEFISMADMVLVMTVEPGFGGQKFMTDMMPKVQWLRENYPNLNIEVDGGVGPGTIDTCAKAGANMIVAGTAIIKADDQATVIRQLKHSVETAIKRA; encoded by the exons ATGTCTTCCTTGAGTGCAAAAATTGGTCCTTCAATCCTCAATGCGGATCTCTCTCAGCTTCATGAGGAATCTCAACGGCTGTTGGACAACGGTGCCGACTATTTGCATTTGGACGTAATGGATGGCACCTTTGTGCCGAATCTCACCTTCGGGCATCCGGTGGTCAAATGTTTGCGAAACAAAATCAAG GATGCATTTTTTGAAACTCACATGATGGTGCAGGCCCCACAACACTGGATAGAACCGATGGCAGACGCCGGAGTCAACCAGTATACGTTTCACATCGAACCGGTTATGGGCAGCGTCCCGGATATCTGCCGAAAAATCCAGGAAGCCGGCATGAAGGTTGGGCTGGCTTTGAAACCAGGAACTCCAGTCGAAACGGTTAAGGAATTCATCAGCATGGCCGATATGGTTCTCGTCATGACGGTCGAGCCGGGTTTCGGAGGGCAGAAGTTTATGACTGACATGATGCCCAAGGTGCAGTGGCTTCGTGAGAATTATCCCAACTTGAACATCGAAGTAGACGGCGGTGTTGGTCCAGGCACTATCGATACCTGTGCGAAGGCAGGCGCAAATATGATCGTTGCTGGAACGGCCATTATCAAGGCAGATGATCAAGCGACTGTCATTCGACAGTTGAAACATTCCGTTGAAACTGCCATTAAACGAGCTTAA